GGTTCATCCTCTGCTGGGTTAGACCGTTTCAGCTTCTATGGGATGTTCATCACTTTCAAACCTCAGGACCCAAAGCTCCGCCTCTAACCTGGACTGAAATAATGATCTTATCTGAACCAGGGTCAGGTCAACATTCAGCCCAGGAGGTTAGGAATGGTACCGCTTCTGTTTCAGTTCAATTATGacattaaaggtgctggagactttcattgACCAGTTTtgcctcagatctgtccatccttagtcagatcctcagtttcattcgtctgttcgtctgtctgtcattcctcagctgaatgtcttcctttacagtgaacagtttattagttccatccaccacaaacagtccatgtgtttacattcagaccaggagggaactgggcatcttggaaattttcttgttgcgacgtgcattgtgggaaacggaggctcgtgatgctgctgctgcaggcGGCTGGGATGTTTGTGCAGaattacagattcatgatactgaggatctgactgaggatggacagatctgaggaaaaactggtcaacgaaagtctccagcacctttaaaaacaagaaGTGTCTGAATCTGTGATTTTTAAGTCAaaggtgtaataccactgacagccacagGAGGACACTGTCCACTAACATCTATAGACAAACACTGACCTGGACCGACCTGGTCCACCTGGTTCAACATCAGAATcaaactctttctttctttcatcatCTCTTTTTATTGTCATCATGGTTCTTCTAAAATGTAAAACCACTTTGATCCaaactagcatttagcattagctcagctGTGGCCTCTCCCCCTGCCCATGTGTCCTAGactggtgtcatgtgacctgaTGTGATGATGTtggtcaaacatgagcagaaacaGACGGAgtctgagttaaaaaaaaaaaacaaaaaaaaaacaggagtctGAGTTTAGATcaacaacagaaacaaaaaaaacaaaacaaacagaaacagacatttGGTTCCAAGCATCCGTCTGGACTGGAGGACAGTGGACACATTCAGCCTGTCCTCAGGTCTAAGAGGTGTAGGTGGACCCGTCCTCATGTAGGTCCTCAAGTCTAGGAGGTGTAGGTGGACCCGTCCTCATGTGGGTCCTCAGGTCTAGGAGGTGTAGGTGGACCCGTCCTCATGTGGGTCCTCAGGTCTAGGAGGTGTAGGTGGACCTGTCCTCATGTGGGTCCTCAGGTCTAGGAGGTGTAGGTGGACCCGTCCACCATGGTCAGGTGTCCCAGTGCTCCTGGTTCTGCGCTCAGTCGGAGCATGTCCACCTCTAGGGGGTGGAGCTGACCTGTGACCACCAGTGAATGGAGCGGAGCGCCCAGGTCACATGACTCCAGCTGACGCAGCGTCCCCGTGCGGATGCTCTGGTCGTCAGAGCCCAGCCTggccacgcccacacacacagtgtcctctGTCAGACCTGGAGGGGGCGGAAACAGGGATTCTGTCAACAGGTTGTCATGACGACAGTTACAGGGAGCggacagatggacatgtggaTGGAACCCTGAATGTCCACACATCTACTTCCGTCCAATCGGATCCCAGTTTGTCCTCAtgtctttaaatctgttgtaaatcagccaatcagagcctgtCTGAGCAGCTGTCACTCACCCAGCTCCTCCCCCTCGTCCCTCCTCCTCTGGATGATCTGGATCAGCTGACTGGCCGCCTGACACACCGTCATGAAGCGAGGCGGCTCGTAGATTTTCTTTCCCCTGGAAACAAACATTTGGACAGACTGCTTTAGGAACCCACTGGGTTTctggaaccagaacagaaccagaatagAACCAGAACCTACTGATTCTACAGAACTCTTTAATGGGTTTCTCTCAGATTCTACAGTTCTGTTTCATCTGTGTGAAggatcctgtcagtctgaaccCTGTGGGCGTGGCCTCAGCGGTCCCACCCTCTAAAGGTCAGAGGTCGTCCCTCTGTTCTTCCACCTCTGCTGGATCAGGATGAAACTACATGAGCTCATCCTGCAGCAACGCTACCGCACGCGCTCAGTGAGGTTCACCTCAGGCCGCCGCACGTGCTCAGAAACAACTGATGGGGCAGTGTGACATCATGATGACATCATGTGGGTCTTACCTCATCATGTTCTCGATGGACTGTTCTTTAACTTTAATATCTGGAATAGACAGAAgaggagggttagggttcagatccagattatagcttatcaccaattaatcaacatcggccaatatgtagctgatgtataaactttttttgctgcgtggagattctgtcactcactgctcctctgtgtgtgtgtgtgtgtgtgtgtgtgtgtgtgtgtgtgtgtgtgtgtgtgtgtgtgtgtgtgtgtgtgtgcgtgtgtgtgtgtgtgtgtgtgtgtgcactgcctggagaataagaggaactttaaagcgagttactttcattttcactcctgcttggacaatgacgctatcaccccacacacacgatcacataatcacagagctaccgcccccccccacacacactctgacaaggatggactgctcaCCCCCCCTCCCCACTCCAACCCCCCACCCTTGCAaaaatcacagaccgctaccACGCGCTCTGACGAAGATGGATAGCTAAACCCCGCTCCCCCactccgaaaatcacggacccccaCATCTTATgcagtattcacccccccacacacccccctgtccgtgcacttcctgtctccctcacagtttcattctgcagacaggtcTGGGTGTTaacagtgtaggggagactggggacagttgtaacatgggtcagttgtaactcttgctattgctccgaTCTGGAActacttaggactcacctaattcactctgcacatgctcagtttagtccttagtccacatgggcagttgtagtgccatgaggcagacacatccacattTATGGGTGAAAACATCATTTTGTGCTCAGTcagattttttgctctaattatttttgggattgcatagtttgcatttgaaaattgtgtcaattatatttgtgagataaacacagatttatgcacctgtttatccacctgtccacaattatctaaaatcagattattatatcctgtggagatcagtgttcttatatcatatattggccaatatatcggttatcggccgatatattggatattggcttttttttagcccccagtattggTATTGGCATCGATCCCAAAAGTCCCATATCGGTCGGTCAGATCCAGCTCAGAGTCTGAGACGAACTAGAGCAGAGTTCAGATTCTGATCCGGTTTGTCTGTGGTCCTGggatctggtcctggttctatgAAGCCAGGGCCTGGGTCAGGTTAGAGGTCTGAGATCCACAGACCCGGTCCTGTTGGATCCACATTGGGGACCCGGTCCTCAGACAACCCGGGTCCACCTGAACCTCCGGGTCCACCTGAACCTCCTTTGTGGTTTTAATGCCTTTGTTTCCTCTGATGAACATGACCCAGACCAGCTCAGACCTCCTGGTCCCACAGGACCAATCCACAGCTGGGACGGGGTGGGGGTCCCAGGGGGGGTCTGAGTGTGTGGTGGATGGGGGCCTGGTCTGGTCCTGCATAAACAGACACCTGGTATCACCACAGGACCCAAACCTGACCCTGAACGCACCGTGACAGAGCTGCATTCAGGGTCAGGACCAAGATCAGGAccatatttttcttcattttcataagTGAATGTTTGGTTTTTCCATCATtaaatgaaaatggaaaaaataattctagtctttttttcttctatatttacaGACATAAAAATTCAAATCCATTATCTGTCAAAAACAGaccataatcataataataataataattaaaaccgcaagcggtgttaaggccctcgccctcccgcaCGACCGCCGAGGACACCGACAGTAAGAGGACAGCGTATCGTGGGCTGGATCTGACATTCTGCCAGTTACACACAGTGTTATACCTATGAAAACGACCGCTTCATCACAagatcatcacagccacgcccaacatttgatcaaaaatgtaggtgatcacttttgatcacacttgtgtaggtgattttcacccagtttggtccaaattggatgtaaaccctaggaggagatgaggaaaggatgaggggtgggattttacaggtccacacttccatccaatatggccgacttcctgttgggtttagggcggggccataatgtaattttttacttgtcctaccatgggctaattctggaccaagtttcatctttctacgctgaaatttttttgggtgggttcccatccgcgcaatgtattttcatattttgagggggcgtggccaagtcatttttaaatattttgaaaattctttttgccggaaaattctacttttccacagtgtaattttcagtctgtgtaccataagtggaacacaaagagtttttcagcaataacgtccttgtggaaaaaccccattcatttgaatgacacagttttggtgttgtcatggcaacacgattgtaaaaaggggtgtgtcctcattggctttttgattcagtttagaatgagggatgtgtgtgccaagttTCTTGatcctatgtcaaaaaaaaattttcactcccattcaaaaactgtagggggcgtcagAGAGCCATTTTATGATCTATGTGTTCGAGTTCCATATCattgtgttcaggttgtcattccgcacaaatgttccattgggtccaactcaatctgacactttcTGTGTGAGatacacacacttttatacttctaaaaatggccgcttcattgtgaggtcatcacagccacgcccaacatttgatcaaaaatataggtgatcacttttgatcacacatgtgtgtaggtgattttcacccagtttggtccaaattggatgtaaaccctaggagaaGATGAGGAaaggatgaggggtgggattttacaggtccacaattccacccaatatggccgacttcctgttgggtttagggcggcgCTATAATGAAATTTTTTACTTggccatgggctatgtctggaccaagtttcatgtttgtacgtggaaaaaaaatttggggagagCTTCCATCCGcgtaatgcattttgatttttgagggggcgccaCTGAGTCAttctgtgatattttttcttggcgacttcaaataacaAAAATTTTCGCCAGGCTTGAacttttggtcaaataaaattgacttttcgttaacgttCAGGCGGTCAAATTTGCATCCAAAGTGGcgaaagaaaaataatttaaaaaaaataacggaaccatgtgattttaataggccctcgccgacatgtatgtctgggctccggcctaataataacaataatactaataataatactaatactgttCGTGTTCTGTGTGTTTCTTACCCAGCAGACACAGGGTGTGAAGTCCAGACTTTCGGTTTTTACAGATTTTGTCGTAAAAACTCTCAGGTTTCCACGAGTCCGTCCAGAAAACCAGAGACACCGTCTCCCCAAAGTTATAGAGCTGAAAGAGCAACACAGAGGTCAGAGGAGTTAAAGGTCAAAGGGGTtaaaggggtcaaaggtcagggggaTGTCCAGTTGATTCAGACACTGGTTCTTTTCTAATCAGTGTTTCCAGTTGGATTAACTCTGATGTGAATCCAGTAGAAATCAGTTTCTTCTTAAGTGACTTTATTCCAGAGCCTCACGTGACAGAATGGACAGAAGTGTAAAGGTCAAGCAGAGGTCACTGCCACAATGGACAGAAGTGTAAAGGTCAAGCAGAGGTCACTGCCACAATGGACAGAAGTGTAAAGGTCAAGCAGAGGTCACTGCCACTCAAACCAACGTCAGCACAGTCTTAGTCTGTGTTCACACCTGGACAGTCCTTTGGTTCACTTCTTTCATTCAGATCGAaggtggactttatttttttcatttgggtcagatctCATTCCACTTTTTGCtcgtggaccaaaatgcgtgaacagaagcacgcatgtgacgaactgcgctggcattggacagaaaagtcgggggcggggtcaatcagagacggccggtgttgatgaaaatagacgtggtggtcctacatacagttatcattttaggaatatttattgtatttttacagacacaaatttatgaaaataatgttaacacttcAGAAAAGCTCATTCAGATccagtttcataatatggacatgtgaccaaatgtcaatcagacattcagtgtcctcattggtcctcGCCTGTCCACAGCTCATGCCTGCTGTTCGCTCTGAACACCTGTAAACCTCGGCTCCTTCCagaggctacggtggctcgtcaagcacaaaaaggcgcaagattccttggtttggttcggttcgaggtcggttctattcacagcagaagtgaaccggcccagagtccgtttggaagcggacccagaccacctcttctaggtggtctgggtccgcttgtttggttccagtcagagtttgcatgtttgtattcacacctaaaaacaaGTCCGGACTCTCTGGGGAAACGAACTGTGGTCCGTTTTAAACGAACCAAACgaggtaggtgtgaatacagcctgaATTCAAACAGATTCAAATCTGAAGAAACACTGGTTTTCATCTGTTCTTTTTCAATTCCATGAAAACACGACTCATAAAAGTGGAAACACTCAGTGACgttaaaaccaactgaaaaagACCAAAAGTACAAACTGATGCAACATTCTGACGACGACACACGAGGACTGGTCCAATGGCacacagggggcggggccagcTCCTCTGACAGACACACGGGGCAGGGTCCAATGGGACAGACTCCCGGGGGAGGGACCGGGCAGAAACCTGCTCATGTGCATGCCCCGCCCCCTCATTAGCATCTGAATGACGTCCCAGCGGAGACGCTGCGGTAGCGGCAGGTGCTGCGTTCTGATTGGCCGCTCTGACAGGCGGTTATTGATGAGGCGGCGGTGCATTCGCTGTCCTGACGGTTAATGAGGAGTGAATGACAGATGGGGACTGACCCCGCCCCctcatgtttattcatttatggTCTGGAAGAAAACTGAGTTTAGTCACATCTGTGTTTGAGGatttaatttactctgaactgAAGGAGttatatttactctgatttaactgaaggagttttatttactctgattgaactgaaggagttttatttactctgattgaactgaaggagttttatttactctgatttaactgaaggagttttatttactctgactgaactgaaggagttttatttactctgattgaactgaaggagttttatttactctgatttaactgaaggagttatatttactctgatttaactgaaggagttttatttactctgatttaactgaaggAGTTATATTTACTCATTTaactgaaggagttttatttactctgatttaactgaaggagttttatttactctgatttaactgaaggagttatatttactctgatttaactgaaggagttatatttactctgattgaactgaaggagttttatttactctgatttaactgaaggagttatatttactctgattgaactgaaggagttttatttactctgatttaactgaaggagttatatttactctgatttaactgaaggagttttatttactctgattgaACTGAAGGAGttatatttactctgatttaactgaaggagttttatttactctgatttaactgaaggagttatatttactctgatttaactgaaggAGTCATATTTACTCTGACTGAACTGAAGGAGttatatttactctgatttaactgaaggagttatatttactctgatttaactgaaggagttatatttactctgattgaactgaaggagttttatttactctgatttaactgaaggagttatatttactctgatttaactgaaggagttttatttactctgattgaactgaaggagttttatttactctgattgaactgaaggagttttatttactctgattgaactgaaggagttttatttactctgatttaactgaaggagttttatttactctgatttaactgaaggagttatatttactctgatttaactgaaCGAGTTATATTTACTCTGACTTaactgaaggagttttatttactctgatttaactgaaggagttttatttactctgatttaactgaaggagttttatttactctgattgaACTGAAGGAGttatatttactctgatttaagTGGAGTTTTATtttactctgatttaactgaaggagttttatttactctgattgaactgatggagttttatttactctgatttagCTGAAGGAGTTTTATTAACTCTGATTGAACCgaaggagttttatttactctgatttaactgaaggagttatatttactctgatttaactgaaggagttttatttactctgatttaactgaaggagttttatttactctgatttaactgatggagttttatttactctgattgaactgatggagttttatttactctgatttaactgaaggagttttatttactctgatttagCTGAAGGAGTTTTATTAACTCTGATTGAACCgaaggagttttatttactctgatttaaccgatggagttttatttactctgatttaactgaaggagttttatttactctgatttaagTGGAGTTTTATtttactctgatttaactgaaggagttttatttactGTGATTGAACTGAtggagttttatttactctgattgaactgatggagttttatttactctgatttaactgatggaattttatttactctgattgaactgatggagttttatttactctgatttaactgaaggagttatatttactctgatttaactgatggagttttatttactctgattcaaatgatggagttttatttactctgatttaactgatggagttttatttactctgatttaactgaaggagttttatttactctgcCAGGAGGGACTGGGAACACTGggacgtgtgtgtttgtttgtgtgtttgtttgtttgtgtgtgtgttattgtttatgtgtttgtatgcgtgtttgtgtgattgtttgtgtgtgtgtttgtgtgtttgtttgtgtgcgtgtttgtttgtttgcgtgtttgtttgtgtgcttgtgtgcatgtTAGTGTGCatgttagtgtgtttgtgtgtgtgtttgtgtgcgtgtttgtttgtgtgtttgtttgtgtacgtgttagtgtgtttgtttgtgtacgtgttagtgtgtttgtgtgtctgtgtgcgtgtttgtgtgtgtgtttgtgtgtctgtgtgcgtgtttgtgtgcgtgttagtgtgtttgtttgtttgtttgtttgtttgcaggataagtcaaaaagttatggaatttGAAGAaagtcatgaaattttcagtaaatgttaatactggcacaaggaagaaaccattacatttggtggtgatccagctaacgttagctagctagctgtgtctGTTTTGAACCTGTTTCCTCCTCATGCCGTCCAAACTCACACAGAACTGGAACTAAAAGCAGATCTACTGAACTCACATGTTCTAATGTTAGTGTGTGTCCTCAGTTCCTCCAGTATCAGTTCTGCTGTTCCAGCGTCTGCCTTTGGACCTTctacaccagggctctcaaacatgcgtcctgggccCACATgcagcccaccagagggtccagtccgacccctgggatgagtttacaaaatgcaaaaattccacagattcattttagttccggttccacatccagaccaatatgatctgaagtcaaacatccaacaaaaaaaagaaagactccagattttcttcccagtttgatgtgaaaaaaaatattatgtctataaatattaacaacttcaaatttgtttctttgtttagtgcaaaaaatcactttaaattctgaaaatctttccatttccaaactctcctgtaccaataaaatgtgactaacctgaacaaatgtgtccaacctgaaatgtctgtattaaattcagtccagtttgaactcttttcttcctgttcctcagtgtttagtgtctttggagatctgatccagaatgcacatggactaatgagaagtggaggaagaagactgagaaaattacactgattttactgaagtaatgtcagttttttcaggctattcacatcttttttgtttggatagtttataaaagtaagtattttcatcatttaatgttttttttttcttcactcaaacatagacataaatgtgcagttgtcattatttctcggttcttctgttcttatttggttgggtccactgcagatcaaatcagactgaatgtggaacctgaaagaacaggagtttagaaccctggtttacacacagtcatatgttaAGTTCCAGCACTAGAACAGatggaacagcatcaggacaaTAACAGCAGAACATAAGTAGAACATAGAACAAACAGAGTTAATACTGAAGGAACTGATGACACACACTGGAACTAATGCCACcgttccactacatggaaccggctcggctcagtattccctcagaccgtttccattccaggatactccagactttccagtacctggtcgtcatagcgatgcggtgcctTAGTTCAGTGTTGTCtgttcacagttgctgataaactcactcgttgcctgttgtctggtctgaATGTTTCCAtcttccaccacagactgaatctggaccgaccctggtctagttcatctgttctcatgtggattcatGGAGCCACAGATggactggaaaagggcggggcacagaaaactgtctgaccaatcagtggtctgcactgttatatgtcacagtttagtatcgacTGGAACCTCAGAAGAggtggtaccaaaaaactagtaccaggtaccagattacaaaaaaactagtaccaggtaccagattacaaaaaactagtaccaggtaccagattacaaaaaactagtaccaggtaccagattgcaaaaaactagtaccaggtaccagattacaaaaaaactagtaccaggtaccagattacaaaaaactagtaccaggtagcagattacaaaaaaactagtaccaggtagcagattacaaaaaaactagtaccaggtaccagattacaaaaaactagtaccaggtagcagattacaaaaaaactagtaccaggtagcagattacaaaaaaactagtaccaggtaccagattacaaaaaactagtaccaggtaccagattacaaaaaactagtaccaggtagcagattacaaaaaaactagtaccaggtagcagattccaggtcctttttcatatcggaaacacaaaaaggccgagtccagTCGAGTTGggaccatgcagtggaaacgcagcattagtggaTCATaatagttaacccagtctaccacctagctagcatttggtggagctaatgctaatgctctggacccaaacagagcctgttctatctgtagtattaggtccatcagatccaggctctgtgtggaaccaggtccatcagatccaggctctgtgtggaaccagctcaaaccatggatggaactgttgtgcgACCACTGGACGTGGAAAGCAGAgttaaaaaccaacaaaaaccagACCGTTCTGATCTAGTTCTATTTTCACTGGTTCTCCGTCCGCTCTGCAGTCCCACACTTCTGCCGTCTGTCATGGAGCTCGTTTGTGACGCAAACAGAGCTGGATGTAATCGAGCAAAGGGTTAATAACAGGGTTAGAACAGACAGACCAGACCACACCCACCTGCAGACCCCACCCACCTCCAAACTCCACCCACCTGCAGACCACAGCAGCCCACGGCGTTCATGATGGAAGCGTTGTGGA
Above is a window of Sphaeramia orbicularis unplaced genomic scaffold, fSphaOr1.1, whole genome shotgun sequence DNA encoding:
- the LOC115415925 gene encoding diphthine methyl ester synthase isoform X2, translating into MLYLIGLGLGDPTDITVKGLRAVKACSRVYLEEYTSVMSGGKEALESFYGRSLVLADRDLVEQGAEQILKDAHETDVAFLVVGDPFGATTHSDLVLRAVHAGIPYKVIHNASIMNAVGCCGLQLYNFGETVSLVFWTDSWKPESFYDKICKNRKSGLHTLCLLDIKVKEQSIENMMRGKKIYEPPRFMTVCQAASQLIQIIQRRRDEGEELGLTEDTVCVGVARLGSDDQSIRTGTLRQLESCDLGAPLHSLVVTGQLHPLEVDMLRLSAEPGALGHLTMVDGSTYTS
- the LOC115415925 gene encoding diphthine methyl ester synthase isoform X1, with translation MLYLIGLGLGDPTDITVKGLRAVKACSRVYLEEYTSVMSGGKEALESFYGRSLVLADRDLVEQGAEQILKDAHETDVAFLVVGDPFGATTHSDLVLRAVHAGIPYKVIHNASIMNAVGCCGLQLYNFGETVSLVFWTDSWKPESFYDKICKNRKSGLHTLCLLDIKVKEQSIENMMRGKKIYEPPRFMTVCQAASQLIQIIQRRRDEGEELGLTEDTVCVGVARLGSDDQSIRTGTLRQLESCDLGAPLHSLVVTGQLHPLEVDMLRLSAEPGALGHLTMVDGSTYTS